The Moorena producens PAL-8-15-08-1 genomic interval TGGAAGCGGCGGATCTTTTTGGCTGGATTTTTTGAAATATCACCTAAGACAATAACCTTAGTGTCTTCAGAAATTGTCGATGGCTCTAAGCTAGGGTTTGATTGTTCTGCTGGTTGACTACAGCTCACTAAGGAAGTGAGCAGACCAACGAGCATAACTTTTCCTAACAGCTTGGTTAACATAGTGTCCTACTCTCAATTACAGTTAGAACCGATGTCTTCACAGGTAGATACTAGGGTTAGCCATGTCAGGATGGCTACCTTAGCCAACTTAGCAAAGTTTTCAGTGAATCTACCTAAGAATAGCCATTTCCTGCAGGACACTCTACCTCAACACAAAAGCCCATAGGTAAATTCACTGATTCGGTTATCCCCTTGAACTGTAGATGCCTTAGTAATTCCTTGGGTTAGGTGAAGATCAATACAGGGAACTTTATGCCAGAACACCCTAGTGCCGTTGGGCTAGAGCGAGTTGCATGCTTTGAGGGAATGACACACTCGCCTGATGGACAAAGGGAAAAGGTATTCGTCTTACCCCAAGCCCTTTTCCTTTTCCTCGTAGGTTTTGCCTCCGAAAAATCATCTCTTTGAGAGTACCTTAGTTTCACCAGTTTCACCTCCCCATAGACACCCTCTGCTAAAGCAGACCTTGCATAGCTCGAAGCTCCGGTTTCTTGAGAAGTCATAGATTACCCTCCCGGTTAGACAATGACTCTTGAGCATCAGAGTAGATGCATTAGTGTGGTAGAACCTAGGAGCTATATTATATGGTATCACTTTATCTGGTCAGATCACATTATCTACTTACTAGCAATTGTTTTGAAAACTTAATAGTTATGGGATTTTAATGTACACCTTATACTAGACTATATCGAATTACTTAATTGTATAGTTTTAATATTTTTTAATTATTTTATTGGGTTAAATAAGTGATTTTTTGTGTCCATTAATTCTGGATATTATCCCATGGAGTATAGGAGTTAAAATTTAAATTAATCTAAAAAATTGATCATATATTTTTTTAGATTAATTTAAATTTTATTCGTTATAGGATTAATTTCAAATTCAATAATGCTACTTGGTAGTATAACTCGAACGATACGATAAATTTGCAGGAAAAAGGTTAACTACCCTAAAGAGTATTTATAATGGCGGCGTTTCACACTATGCTATAGATTACTAATAGTTGATTTTGATTTAAAAAAAATGTTTTTTTTGTTTAAAAATACCTAGCTTTTAGTTGATAAAGCTACATAAAAAAAACTAGTAATTATGATGAATAGTTAGAGTTATAATTTTTTTATCTAAAAACTTAACCATATATCCAAAACTATGCTAATATTTTTCAATGATATTCTGTAAATTGCAGCCAAAGTGGCGTGAAACAAAGTTGGATTAGCTTTTAAATTAAAGTGCTCCCATCAGGCTTTGGTGATTCCTTAAAGATTGACTAAAGACTTTGTGAAGTTTCAGTAAAGATTTGGTGAAGTTTCAGTGAAGACTACTAGAACTACACGAAATTTCACTGATATAAAAAATTGCTCATATAAATTGCATCATAAATTGCATCAGAGGCATTTAATTTACAGTATCTAAGTATTACCTCTACCTAGACGGAGCAAGGAACACCATGGTAAAAGATCAGAGTCCATCTATTTCTCATAGAAAAATGCCTAATATCATACAATCAACCATTAACTCAACATTGCTGTTGGGTATACTAACATCACCTGCCGCCGCCTTCTCCCTAAACATCACACCGATTTCTACCTTTTCCACAGGAATCTTTGATGATGGAGCGGCGGAGATATCGACTTTCGATCCACTTAGCCAAAGGTTATTCGTTACCAATGCTAGTAGCAATCAAGTCGATGTCCTGGATTTTATTGGAGGCAACCTCTCGTTATCCACCACCATCCCCCTGGAATCGTTTGGGGCAACACCAACCAGTATTGCCTCTAGCAATGGCTTACTAGCGGTTTCCGTAGCCAATGAAGTGCAAACTGATCCAGGAACAGTGGCTTTCTTTGACACCAACGGTCACTTCAAAACATCGGTCAAGGTTGGTGCCTTGCCTGACGCGGTAACCTTTACCCCAAATGGCAGAAAGTTACTGGTTGCCAATGAAGCAGAGCCAGTCTTCTCAGAGACTTTAGGTCAGATCGTTAATCCAAAGGGGTCGGTTAGTATTATCGACCTTCTTGACCCCAAGCATCCTACTGTCAGGACTGCAGACTTTAGTTCGTTCTCAAAACAGGATCTGGAAAACCAGGGAGTACAGCTGTTTGTCGATGCATTCGAACAAGTTGAGGCTTCATCCCAGGAGGAATTCGGCATTGAGGATTTATTCCAGTCCCCGATTACCCCTGATCGGGATCTCCAACCGGAAAACATCACTGTCTCAGACGATGGTAAAACTGCCTGGGTAGCACTCCAGGAAAACAATGCCATTGGTGTTCTCAACCTAGAAACTAATGAGTTCACCAACGTTGTGGGTCTCGGTGTCAAAGATCACAGTCAGCCTAATAATGGTTTAGATACTAGCGATAGAGACGATGCTATCAATATCGAAAACAGGCCAGTGTTTGGGTTATTCCAGCCAGACCAACTTGATGTCTATACCGTTGACGGCATAACTTACTTAGTGACTGCTAACGAAGGCGATTTCCTCCGCATTGAGGGTGACTTAGACGGTCAAGAAGTAAGGTTTTTCCAGGAAGATGATCGGATAGATGACTTAGTGTTAGACCCAACTGCCTTCCCTGATGCGATCGCTCTACAAGAAGATAATGTTCTAGGACGTTTGCAAGTGTCAACGATTAATGGTGACCCTGATGGAGACGGTGACTTTGACGAACTGTTTGCCTTTGGAGGACGCTCGTTCTCAATTTGGAAGGTAATAGAGGATGACTTAGAGCTAGTTTTTGACAGTGGCGATGCTTTTGAACAAATAACTGCTGATCTATTTCCGGATTTCTTCAACGCTGAGGCTGAGGAAAACAACTTTGATAACCGCAGCGACAATAGAGGTCCGGAACCCCAGGGGATAAAACTGGTTGAGTTATTCGGTCGCACCTTTGCCTTCATCGGTTTTGAGCAGATTGGTGGCTTCATAGTCTATGACGTTACCGATCCTGAAAATCCCTTCTTTGTGAATTACATCAACAACCGTGACTTCCTAGGGGATCCTGAGGCTGGTACAGCAGGGGATCTTGGTCCTGAAGGATTGCTTTTCATATCAGCAGAGGATAGTCCCAACGACACACCGATGCTAGTTGTTAACAATGAGGTCAGTGGCACAACTACTGTCTACTCAATCGAACAAGTACCAGAACCAAGTTCTATATTGGGTCTGTTAAACGTTATTGCTTTAGGGTGTATGGCTTGGAAGCGAAAGCTTTCAACAACATGTAAAGAAACTAGCCTTTAAAAGCAAGGAAGACTGGGGGAATCATATCTCCTCCAGTTTAATCACTTGGTATGCAGGTAAATCGTTAATTGTTAATTGTTAATTATTAATCGTTAATTGTCTATGTAATTATTTAGGTGTAGGGGTTGACAAACTCTGTAACTTGTGAACTTGGCAGCAAAAACCAGCAAATTTGGATCCTTTAATACAGTTTGAGTCATTCTGCTGGCAAAATGATCAAAAGAGCTTCTAAATCCACCCCAAAACCTGAATAATTACATTTTCAATTTTAAATTTTTAATACACATCACACCCTTTCATCTAATAAATTTAACCGAAATTTAATCTAAGTTTAATCGAAATTTTATCTAATTTTTATCTAATTTTTATATCATCAATGTAGTAAAACTGTTTTAATTGGTATTATTCCATCATCCCATCACTCCATCACTCCCT includes:
- a CDS encoding choice-of-anchor I family protein — its product is MPNIIQSTINSTLLLGILTSPAAAFSLNITPISTFSTGIFDDGAAEISTFDPLSQRLFVTNASSNQVDVLDFIGGNLSLSTTIPLESFGATPTSIASSNGLLAVSVANEVQTDPGTVAFFDTNGHFKTSVKVGALPDAVTFTPNGRKLLVANEAEPVFSETLGQIVNPKGSVSIIDLLDPKHPTVRTADFSSFSKQDLENQGVQLFVDAFEQVEASSQEEFGIEDLFQSPITPDRDLQPENITVSDDGKTAWVALQENNAIGVLNLETNEFTNVVGLGVKDHSQPNNGLDTSDRDDAINIENRPVFGLFQPDQLDVYTVDGITYLVTANEGDFLRIEGDLDGQEVRFFQEDDRIDDLVLDPTAFPDAIALQEDNVLGRLQVSTINGDPDGDGDFDELFAFGGRSFSIWKVIEDDLELVFDSGDAFEQITADLFPDFFNAEAEENNFDNRSDNRGPEPQGIKLVELFGRTFAFIGFEQIGGFIVYDVTDPENPFFVNYINNRDFLGDPEAGTAGDLGPEGLLFISAEDSPNDTPMLVVNNEVSGTTTVYSIEQVPEPSSILGLLNVIALGCMAWKRKLSTTCKETSL